The following is a genomic window from Campylobacter concisus.
AAATTTAGCTGCTAAGGTTAAAAGTGATGCTCAAAATGATATAACAAATCTTCAAAAGAGCTACAAAGAGCAAAAAGAATTTGAAGAGCGCAAGATGACAAAAGGCGTTGTAAATGAAATTTTGAGCGACATTTTCTCAAGCGATAGCCTAAAAGTCGATCAAAAAGAGCTTATAAATATCATACTTAAAAAGGTTAGCTAATGAATGAAGTAGTAGCTAAAAAATACGTAAAAGCGATCTTAAGCGACGTAAAATCAAATGAACTTAATATATTTGTTGAAAATTTATCAGAGCTGGCAGCAGCTTTTGCTAGCGATAAATTTAAAAGCATTATAAATTTGCCTACTTTAAAGGCCTCACAAAAGGTTGATTTTGTACTATCTTTGGTTAAAAGTCAAGATGTCAAATTTACAAATTTTATTAAGCTTCTTGGCACAAATAAAAGACTGGAGCTTATCCCAGCGATCTTAAACGAGATAAAGATAGAGCAATCTTTGCTTGAAAATACATATCGTGGCGAGGTTATTGGAAATTTTGATCTAAGCGCTGATCAGTTAAAAGCTCTAGAAGAGAATTTCTCTAAGAAATTTAACTCTAGGATCAAGCTTGATGGCTCAAAGAGCGATTACAACGGCGTAAAAATTGAGTTAGGTGATTTAGGTGTCGAGGTAAATTTCTCTATCGATAGACTAAAAAGTCAAATGAGTGAATATATATTAAAAGCAATTTAAAAAGGAGTGAAAGCGTGAGTGCAAAAATTAAAGCTGACGAAATTAGCACGATAATCAAAGAGCGTATTGAAAATTTTGATTTAAGTGTTGATGTAGAAGAGACTGGTAAAGTCATCTCAGTCGCTGATGGCGTTGCTAACGTTTATGGTTTGAAAAACGTTATGGCTGGTGAGATGGTTGAGTTTGAAAGTGGCGAAAAGGGCATGGCTCTTAACCTTGAAGAGAGCAGTGTTGGTATAGTTATCCTTGGAAAAACTAGCGGTATCACAGAAGGAAGCTCTGTAAAAAGACTAAAAAAACTTCTACGTGTGCCAGTTGGCGACGCATTGATCGGCCGTGTTGTAAATTCACTAGGTGAGCCAATCGACGCAAAAGGTCCAATTGAAGCTACCGAATCTCGCTTTGTTGAAGAAAAAGCAAAAGGTATTATGGCTAGAAAGAGCGTTCATGAGCCACTTCAAACAGGTATCAAAGCGATTGATGCACTTGTGCCAATCGGTAGAGGTCAAAGAGAACTAATCATCGGCGACCGCCAAACTGGTAAAACAACAGTTGCGATAGATACTATCATCAACCAAAAAGGTCAAGATGTCATTTGTATCTACGTAGCTATCGGTCAAAAACAATCAACCGTTGCTCAAGTCGTTAAAAAACTTGAAGAGTACGGTGCTATGGACTACACGATAGTTGTAAATGCTGGTGCTGGCGATGCAGCTGCGCTTCAATACCTTGCTCCATATGCTGGCGTAACAATGGGTGAATATTTTAGAGACAACTCTCGCCATGCGCTAATCATCTATGATGACTTATCAAAACACGCGGTTGCTTACCGTGAAATGTCTTTGATCCTAAGAAGACCACCAGGTCGTGAAGCTTATCCAGGCGACGTTTTCTACCTTCACTCAAGACTTCTAGAAAGAGCAAGTAAGCTAAATGACGCACTAGGCGCTGGATCTTTGACAGCTCTACCTATTATCGAGACACAAGCGGGCGACGTTTCAGCTTATATTCCAACAAACGTTATTTCTATTACAGATGGTCAAATTTTCCTTGAGAG
Proteins encoded in this region:
- a CDS encoding F0F1 ATP synthase subunit delta encodes the protein MNEVVAKKYVKAILSDVKSNELNIFVENLSELAAAFASDKFKSIINLPTLKASQKVDFVLSLVKSQDVKFTNFIKLLGTNKRLELIPAILNEIKIEQSLLENTYRGEVIGNFDLSADQLKALEENFSKKFNSRIKLDGSKSDYNGVKIELGDLGVEVNFSIDRLKSQMSEYILKAI
- the atpA gene encoding F0F1 ATP synthase subunit alpha, translating into MSAKIKADEISTIIKERIENFDLSVDVEETGKVISVADGVANVYGLKNVMAGEMVEFESGEKGMALNLEESSVGIVILGKTSGITEGSSVKRLKKLLRVPVGDALIGRVVNSLGEPIDAKGPIEATESRFVEEKAKGIMARKSVHEPLQTGIKAIDALVPIGRGQRELIIGDRQTGKTTVAIDTIINQKGQDVICIYVAIGQKQSTVAQVVKKLEEYGAMDYTIVVNAGAGDAAALQYLAPYAGVTMGEYFRDNSRHALIIYDDLSKHAVAYREMSLILRRPPGREAYPGDVFYLHSRLLERASKLNDALGAGSLTALPIIETQAGDVSAYIPTNVISITDGQIFLESDLFNSGIRPAINVGLSVSRVGGAAQIKAIKQVSGTLRLDLAQYRELQAFAQFASDLDESSRKQLERGQKMVEVLKQPPYSPLPVENQVVIIFAGAKGYLDDVATANVTKFEAELYPYIEAKYPEIFEQIRTKKVLDKEVEEILHKALKDFKATFAAN